A genomic window from Candidatus Andeanibacterium colombiense includes:
- a CDS encoding SDR family oxidoreductase — protein MTEALRHTETAAEVEEIHEDALPGHESALDRKPKWQPRYPGSGRLKGKVAIVTGGDSGIGRATAVLFAREGANVAIAYLEEHDDAQETQRACEAEGAEVLLFPGDLGDPEHSKEIVAGVIEKWGRLDVLVNNAGEQHPDKEIEDITPEQLQRTFQTNIFAMFYLVQAARPHLKAGASIVNCTSVTMYQGSKELLDYSATKGAITAFTRSLSENLIGYGIRVNAVAPGPIWTPLNPCGGASKEKLAHFGENTPMGRPGEPNEVAPAFLFLACEDSSYMSGQVLHPNGGTIVNG, from the coding sequence ATGACCGAAGCCCTGCGTCACACCGAAACCGCCGCCGAGGTGGAGGAAATCCACGAAGATGCGCTGCCTGGCCACGAATCCGCGCTCGACCGCAAGCCTAAGTGGCAGCCACGCTACCCCGGTTCAGGCCGGCTCAAGGGCAAGGTCGCGATCGTCACCGGCGGCGACAGCGGGATTGGCCGCGCGACCGCGGTGCTGTTCGCGCGCGAGGGCGCGAATGTCGCGATCGCCTATCTCGAAGAACATGACGACGCGCAGGAAACCCAGCGCGCCTGCGAGGCCGAAGGCGCCGAAGTGCTGCTGTTCCCGGGCGATCTCGGCGATCCGGAGCATTCGAAGGAGATCGTCGCCGGGGTGATCGAAAAATGGGGCCGGCTCGACGTGCTGGTCAACAATGCGGGCGAGCAGCACCCTGACAAGGAGATCGAGGACATTACGCCCGAGCAGCTCCAGCGCACGTTCCAGACCAACATTTTCGCGATGTTTTACCTCGTCCAGGCGGCGCGCCCGCACCTCAAGGCGGGCGCGAGCATCGTCAATTGCACCTCGGTGACGATGTATCAGGGCTCCAAGGAACTGCTCGACTATAGCGCCACCAAGGGCGCGATCACCGCCTTCACCCGCTCGCTCTCCGAAAATCTGATCGGATACGGCATCCGCGTGAACGCCGTCGCGCCAGGCCCGATCTGGACCCCGCTCAACCCCTGCGGCGGCGCGAGCAAGGAGAAGCTCGCGCATTTCGGCGAGAACACGCCGATGGGCCGCCCGGGCGAACCGAACGAAGTCGCGCCCGCCTTCCTGTTCCTTGCCTGCGAGGATTCGTCCTACATGTCGGGGCAGGTGCTTCATCCCAACGGGGGCACCATCGTAAATGGCTAG
- a CDS encoding YebC/PmpR family DNA-binding transcriptional regulator has translation MAGHSKFKNIMHRKGAQDKKRSGLFSKLSREITVAAKMGMPDPDMNPRLRAAVNAAKAQSVPKDNIQRAIDKASKGDGENYEEVRYEGYGPGGVALIVEALTDNRNRTATNVRTAFSKNGGNLGASGAVSHGFDRLGLIEYPAAAGDEEKVLEAAIEAGADDVESDTGEGGSHSIWTSIENLHPVARELEKVLGEAEAVKLAWRPTLKAEVGEDDAATLLKLIDVLDDDDDVQTVWGNYDISDEVMEKLG, from the coding sequence ATGGCAGGCCATTCCAAATTCAAGAACATCATGCACCGCAAGGGTGCGCAGGATAAGAAGCGCTCGGGCCTCTTCTCCAAGCTCAGCCGCGAAATCACCGTCGCGGCGAAGATGGGCATGCCCGATCCCGACATGAACCCGCGCCTGCGCGCGGCCGTCAACGCGGCCAAGGCCCAGTCGGTGCCGAAGGACAACATCCAGCGCGCGATCGACAAGGCGTCGAAGGGCGACGGCGAGAATTACGAGGAAGTGCGCTATGAGGGCTACGGCCCCGGCGGCGTCGCGCTGATCGTCGAGGCGCTGACCGACAACCGCAACCGCACCGCGACCAACGTCCGCACCGCCTTCAGCAAGAACGGCGGCAATCTCGGCGCGTCGGGCGCGGTCAGCCACGGCTTCGATCGGCTCGGCCTGATCGAATATCCGGCCGCAGCCGGCGACGAGGAGAAAGTTCTTGAAGCGGCGATCGAAGCCGGCGCGGATGATGTCGAATCGGATACCGGAGAAGGCGGCAGCCATTCGATCTGGACCAGCATCGAGAACCTCCACCCGGTCGCGCGCGAGCTCGAAAAGGTGCTGGGCGAAGCCGAGGCGGTCAAGCTCGCCTGGCGCCCGACCCTGAAGGCCGAAGTCGGTGAGGACGATGCGGCGACCTTGCTCAAGCTGATCGACGTGCTCGACGACGACGACGACGTCCAGACCGTGTGGGGCAATTACGACATCTCCGACGAGGTGATGGAGAAGTTGGGCTAA
- the ruvC gene encoding crossover junction endodeoxyribonuclease RuvC has protein sequence MLILGLDPSLSCTGWGVVRSEGSRLTHIANGQILTDAKASLPERLRALQEGLAEVIRAYGPDRAAAEEIFLNKNPQSTIKLAQARGAVLAACGMAGLDVAEHAARAVKKAVVGTGAAEKAQVQAMLKILLPGAAIIGADAADALAVAIADAHLGGGRA, from the coding sequence ATGCTGATTTTGGGCCTCGATCCCTCGCTGTCCTGCACCGGTTGGGGGGTCGTGCGGTCGGAGGGTTCGCGGCTCACCCATATCGCCAACGGTCAGATCCTGACCGACGCAAAGGCATCGCTGCCCGAGCGCCTGCGCGCGCTGCAGGAAGGTCTTGCGGAAGTGATCCGCGCCTATGGGCCGGACCGCGCGGCGGCGGAGGAGATCTTCCTCAACAAGAACCCGCAATCGACGATCAAGCTCGCCCAGGCGCGCGGGGCGGTGCTGGCGGCCTGCGGCATGGCCGGGCTCGATGTCGCCGAGCATGCGGCGCGCGCGGTGAAGAAAGCCGTGGTCGGGACCGGCGCGGCCGAGAAGGCCCAGGTTCAGGCGATGCTCAAGATATTGCTGCCCGGGGCCGCGATCATCGGCGCCGACGCTGCGGATGCGCTGGCGGTCGCGATCGCCGATGCGCATCTGGGGGGCGGCCGCGCTTGA
- a CDS encoding antibiotic biosynthesis monooxygenase, producing the protein MYMNVFRSRKRADIDADAYAEDAARMEALAREQQGFLAYRSYKAEDGETVSMSEWESEEHARAWARNLDHAAVQRKGRGDYYQSYTVYSCDEPRVTRFDRSAT; encoded by the coding sequence ATGTACATGAACGTCTTCCGCAGCCGAAAACGCGCCGACATCGATGCCGACGCCTATGCCGAAGATGCCGCGCGGATGGAGGCGCTCGCCCGCGAGCAGCAGGGCTTCCTCGCCTATCGCAGCTACAAGGCCGAGGATGGCGAGACTGTGTCGATGTCCGAGTGGGAGAGCGAAGAGCACGCCCGCGCCTGGGCCCGCAATCTCGATCACGCGGCAGTGCAGCGCAAGGGCCGCGGCGATTACTATCAGAGCTACACCGTCTATTCCTGCGACGAGCCGCGGGTGACACGGTTCGACAGGAGCGCGACGTGA
- a CDS encoding ArsC family reductase yields MSISFYGIPNCDTVKKARTWLGAKGIDYVFHDYKKDGADPAKLKSWVAAKGWETILNRAGTTFRKLDDAQKQGLDADKAIVLMLEHPSMIKRPVVDYPGGVLVGFKEEEWVAAFG; encoded by the coding sequence GTGAGCATTTCCTTCTACGGCATCCCCAATTGCGATACGGTCAAGAAGGCGCGAACCTGGCTTGGCGCGAAGGGCATCGACTACGTCTTCCACGACTATAAGAAGGACGGCGCCGATCCGGCGAAGCTCAAGTCCTGGGTTGCCGCCAAGGGCTGGGAGACGATCCTCAACCGCGCCGGCACCACTTTCCGCAAACTCGACGACGCGCAGAAGCAGGGCCTCGATGCCGACAAGGCAATTGTCTTGATGCTGGAACATCCTTCGATGATCAAACGCCCGGTGGTCGACTATCCCGGCGGTGTGCTGGTCGGCTTCAAGGAGGAAGAATGGGTCGCGGCGTTTGGGTGA
- a CDS encoding glycerophosphodiester phosphodiesterase, whose product MAEVPLIVIAHRGASGERPEHTLASYELAIDVGADFIEPDLVSTKDGVLVARHENEISGTTDVAAHPEFAARKATKTIDGQAVTGWFTEDFTLAELKSLRARERLPELRPANTKFDGQFEIPTFAEILALVKRKEAEKGRRIGIEPELKHPSYFAAQGFALDDMALKQLADAGYAKKDDPVIIQCFEVGTLAKLATKTQLQLVQLVQGGTTPPDLPAVPVAAMMTPAGLKGIAAYAGWIGADLALVLNPDGSPTPLVADAHAAGLKVQVWTLRHENAFLPKPLQIGDDPAAHGNYAALVKLLEAAKVDAVFTDNPADAIAAR is encoded by the coding sequence ATGGCTGAGGTGCCGCTGATCGTGATCGCCCATCGCGGCGCGAGCGGCGAGCGGCCCGAGCATACGTTGGCGTCCTACGAGCTGGCGATCGACGTCGGCGCGGATTTCATCGAGCCGGACCTCGTTTCGACGAAGGACGGCGTGCTGGTCGCGCGGCACGAGAACGAGATCTCGGGCACCACCGATGTCGCTGCTCATCCGGAATTCGCCGCCCGCAAGGCGACCAAGACGATCGACGGGCAGGCCGTCACCGGCTGGTTCACCGAGGATTTCACTCTCGCCGAGTTGAAGAGTCTGCGCGCGCGTGAACGCCTGCCCGAGCTGCGCCCGGCCAACACGAAATTCGACGGGCAGTTCGAGATCCCGACCTTCGCCGAGATCCTCGCGCTGGTGAAGCGCAAGGAAGCGGAGAAAGGACGGCGGATCGGAATCGAGCCCGAGCTCAAGCACCCGAGCTATTTCGCAGCGCAGGGCTTCGCGCTCGACGATATGGCGCTCAAGCAGCTCGCGGACGCCGGTTACGCGAAGAAGGACGATCCGGTGATCATCCAGTGCTTTGAGGTCGGCACGCTGGCGAAGCTTGCGACCAAGACCCAACTGCAACTGGTTCAGCTGGTCCAGGGCGGGACCACCCCGCCCGACCTTCCGGCTGTGCCGGTCGCGGCGATGATGACGCCCGCCGGCCTGAAGGGGATCGCGGCATACGCCGGATGGATCGGAGCCGATCTCGCGCTGGTGCTCAATCCCGATGGCAGCCCGACGCCGCTGGTCGCCGATGCCCATGCCGCGGGTCTCAAGGTCCAGGTGTGGACCTTGCGGCACGAAAACGCCTTCCTGCCCAAGCCGCTGCAGATCGGCGACGATCCGGCGGCGCACGGCAATTACGCCGCGCTGGTGAAGCTGCTTGAAGCGGCAAAGGTCGATGCGGTCTTTACCGACAACCCGGCGGATGCGATTGCTGCGAGATAG
- a CDS encoding siderophore-interacting protein — MAPPNRPPPRRFEVLATERLTPSMHRVTLGGEGMDGFPEGQQGGYLKFRVEPEGSEKPIVRTYTIRRQRSDALDVDFALHGADEESSGPATNWALSVGGGEAILVGGPGAAKPLPEGADWYIVAGDMTALPAIGVNLENLPRDAKGVAAIEIQHEDDKQAIDAPAGVEIHWLVNPHPGAQPGLLADHLRSLSWPEGSVYGWVASEFESMRALRTYLREERGLGPADLYISSYWKAGASEDAHKVIKRDDFEATVA, encoded by the coding sequence ATGGCTCCCCCCAACCGTCCGCCGCCGCGCCGCTTCGAAGTCCTTGCCACGGAAAGGCTGACCCCTTCGATGCACCGGGTGACTCTGGGCGGCGAAGGAATGGACGGGTTTCCCGAGGGCCAGCAGGGCGGCTATCTGAAATTCCGTGTCGAACCCGAGGGTTCTGAAAAGCCGATCGTGCGCACCTATACGATCCGCCGCCAGCGCTCCGACGCGCTCGACGTGGATTTCGCGCTGCATGGCGCGGATGAGGAAAGCTCCGGGCCGGCGACCAACTGGGCGCTGTCAGTCGGTGGCGGCGAGGCGATCCTGGTCGGGGGCCCCGGCGCGGCGAAGCCGCTGCCCGAAGGCGCCGACTGGTACATCGTCGCGGGCGACATGACCGCGCTGCCGGCGATCGGGGTCAATCTCGAGAATTTGCCGCGCGATGCGAAAGGCGTCGCCGCGATCGAGATTCAGCATGAGGACGACAAGCAGGCGATCGACGCGCCGGCAGGCGTCGAGATCCACTGGCTGGTCAATCCGCACCCCGGAGCGCAGCCGGGCCTGCTGGCCGATCATCTCCGCTCGCTCTCCTGGCCCGAAGGCAGCGTCTATGGCTGGGTCGCGAGTGAATTCGAATCGATGCGCGCGCTGCGGACGTACCTGCGCGAGGAGCGCGGCCTCGGGCCCGCCGATCTCTATATTTCCAGCTACTGGAAAGCCGGCGCGAGCGAGGATGCGCACAAGGTGATCAAGCGCGACGACTTCGAGGCCACGGTCGCTTAG
- a CDS encoding bestrophin family ion channel, protein MIVRDRPHWRELAFAVRGSIVPVIAPRIAMLMLFAAAMVWLQHRIANFPEIDAIGFTVFGIALSLFLGFRNNAAYDRWWEARKLWGGLLADLRNFAREAQLFIADEARWCSIIRHSLAFIHLHRANLRQLRDDPRARELGGAMADAPHPPDAALDRIAAEITEARTAGVLDGWGAKALQERLASITLQQAGCERIATTPLPYVYSLLIYRTTYLYCLLLPLALVGPAGWLTPIFVGIVAYVFLGLAEVTEDLAQPFVTTPNALPLDAICRAVEISLAPHLGEQPPEPLKATDFYLS, encoded by the coding sequence ATGATCGTCCGCGACCGGCCGCATTGGCGCGAGCTGGCCTTCGCGGTACGCGGCTCGATCGTGCCGGTGATCGCGCCGCGGATCGCGATGCTGATGCTGTTCGCCGCGGCGATGGTGTGGCTCCAGCACCGGATCGCGAACTTCCCCGAGATCGACGCGATCGGCTTCACCGTGTTCGGCATTGCGCTGTCGCTGTTCCTCGGCTTCCGCAACAACGCGGCCTACGATCGCTGGTGGGAAGCGCGCAAATTATGGGGCGGACTACTGGCCGATCTGCGCAACTTCGCGCGCGAGGCGCAATTGTTCATCGCCGACGAAGCGCGCTGGTGCAGCATTATCCGCCACTCGCTCGCCTTCATCCACCTCCACCGCGCGAATTTGCGCCAGCTCAGGGATGACCCCCGCGCCCGCGAGCTCGGCGGCGCGATGGCCGACGCGCCGCATCCGCCCGACGCCGCACTCGACCGGATCGCGGCCGAGATCACCGAAGCCCGCACCGCCGGTGTACTCGATGGTTGGGGGGCAAAGGCGCTGCAGGAACGGCTCGCGAGCATCACCTTGCAGCAGGCCGGCTGCGAGCGGATCGCGACCACCCCGCTGCCCTATGTCTACTCGCTGCTGATCTACCGCACGACCTACCTCTATTGCCTGCTGCTGCCGCTCGCATTGGTCGGCCCGGCCGGCTGGCTGACCCCGATCTTCGTCGGGATCGTCGCCTATGTGTTCCTCGGCCTGGCCGAAGTGACCGAGGATCTTGCGCAGCCCTTCGTCACCACGCCCAATGCGCTGCCGCTCGACGCGATCTGCCGCGCGGTCGAGATCAGCCTCGCGCCGCATCTGGGCGAGCAGCCGCCCGAACCGCTCAAGGCGACGGACTTCTACCTGAGCTAA